A region of Chitinophaga horti DNA encodes the following proteins:
- the rsmA gene encoding 16S rRNA (adenine(1518)-N(6)/adenine(1519)-N(6))-dimethyltransferase RsmA, producing MYTLKKSLGQHFLKDENICRKIVDALPAPEGTQILEVGPGAGAITKYLLELPGTTFKAVELDTEKVEYLQKTYPAIQGKLINESFLEVAPPFEGKFSVIGNFPYNISTQIMFRVLEWKNQVPVVVGMFQKEVAQRIAAPHNNKDYGILSVLIQAFYRVEYLFDVSENCFNPPPKVKSGVIRLHRLEEQYDIRNEKKFFLLVKTAFGQRRKQLRNPLKGLFKKEDLQDDIFTKRAEALTVADFVALSHKML from the coding sequence ATGTACACGCTAAAGAAGTCACTGGGGCAGCATTTTCTGAAGGATGAAAACATCTGCCGGAAGATCGTGGATGCCCTGCCCGCACCGGAAGGCACACAGATACTGGAAGTTGGCCCGGGTGCCGGCGCCATCACCAAATACCTGCTGGAGCTGCCGGGTACCACTTTTAAAGCGGTGGAGCTGGATACGGAAAAGGTGGAATATCTCCAGAAAACTTACCCCGCCATCCAGGGTAAACTGATCAACGAAAGCTTCCTGGAAGTGGCGCCGCCGTTTGAAGGCAAATTTTCCGTGATAGGCAACTTTCCGTACAACATATCCACCCAAATCATGTTTCGGGTGCTGGAATGGAAAAACCAGGTACCGGTTGTGGTGGGCATGTTCCAGAAAGAAGTGGCGCAGCGTATTGCCGCCCCGCATAACAATAAGGATTACGGCATCCTCAGCGTACTGATACAGGCATTTTACCGGGTAGAATACCTTTTCGATGTGTCGGAGAACTGCTTTAACCCGCCCCCTAAAGTGAAGTCGGGCGTAATTCGCCTGCATCGACTGGAAGAGCAATACGACATCCGCAATGAAAAGAAGTTTTTTCTGCTGGTGAAAACCGCGTTCGGGCAACGCCGCAAGCAACTCCGCAACCCGCTGAAAGGCTTATTTAAGAAAGAAGATTTACAGGACGATATATTTACCAAAAGGGCAGAAGCGCTTACCGTAGCAGATTTCGTAGCCCTCTCGCACAAAATGTTATGA
- a CDS encoding NAD(P)-dependent oxidoreductase translates to MKQVLITAKVNPYLINELEQKGYTVIYQPAVTYDEVTAQIGQVDGMIVTTRIKVDKAMLDKASRLQWIGRLGSGMELIDVPYAESKGIKCVSSPEGNADTVGEQVVGMLICLLHNLLKSNLELREGIWERDGNRAWELGGRTVGIIGYGHTGSAVAKRLRGFGVNIIAYDKYKKNYGTSEVKEVSLQEIFEQAEIVTTHLPLTEETRHMVNAEFFRSFANPIYYINASRGKVADTRALADALETGLVKGACLDVLENEKLSTYTEEEKILFNRLLRNPNVVMTPHIAGYSHEATIKMAKIVLQKLDI, encoded by the coding sequence ATGAAGCAAGTACTGATCACCGCGAAAGTGAATCCTTATCTCATTAATGAACTGGAACAAAAAGGCTACACCGTAATTTATCAACCTGCTGTTACCTACGATGAAGTAACTGCGCAAATCGGCCAGGTAGACGGTATGATCGTGACCACCCGTATTAAGGTCGATAAAGCGATGCTGGACAAAGCATCCAGGCTGCAGTGGATCGGTCGTTTGGGTTCGGGCATGGAATTGATCGATGTGCCGTATGCGGAAAGTAAGGGCATAAAATGTGTCAGCAGTCCCGAAGGTAATGCCGATACGGTAGGCGAACAGGTAGTGGGTATGTTGATATGCCTCCTGCACAACCTGCTTAAAAGTAATCTCGAACTGCGCGAAGGGATATGGGAGCGTGATGGCAACCGTGCCTGGGAACTGGGCGGTCGCACAGTAGGCATTATCGGGTATGGGCATACCGGAAGCGCCGTTGCCAAACGTTTACGCGGCTTCGGTGTAAACATCATTGCCTACGATAAGTACAAAAAGAACTACGGCACCAGCGAAGTAAAAGAGGTAAGTCTGCAGGAGATATTTGAGCAGGCCGAAATCGTTACTACTCACCTGCCGCTTACAGAAGAAACACGTCATATGGTGAATGCGGAATTTTTTCGTTCGTTCGCCAACCCCATTTATTACATCAACGCTTCGCGTGGTAAGGTGGCAGATACACGTGCGCTTGCAGATGCGTTGGAAACAGGCCTGGTGAAAGGAGCCTGCCTCGATGTACTGGAGAACGAAAAGCTGTCAACCTACACAGAAGAGGAGAAGATATTGTTCAACCGTTTGCTTCGCAATCCCAATGTAGTCATGACTCCGCACATTGCCGGGTACTCTCACGAGGCAACGATCAAGATGGCTAAAATCGTGCTGCAGAAGTTAGATATATAG
- the greA gene encoding transcription elongation factor GreA, producing the protein MSGVNYVTKETLEQMREELTQLKTKGRAEIARAISEAREKGDLKENAEYDAAKEAQGLHEAKIAVLENAIATARVVEADSIDTSKVSILCKVTITNMASKKTVTYQLVSEKEADLKANKISVTSPIGKGLLGKKVGEVADVVAPNGSMSFKIENIGI; encoded by the coding sequence ATGTCTGGCGTAAATTACGTTACCAAAGAAACCCTTGAGCAAATGAGAGAGGAGCTTACGCAACTCAAGACCAAAGGAAGAGCAGAAATTGCCCGCGCTATTTCAGAAGCTCGTGAAAAAGGGGATTTGAAGGAAAATGCAGAATACGATGCAGCTAAAGAGGCGCAAGGCCTCCATGAGGCAAAGATCGCCGTGCTGGAAAATGCCATAGCCACCGCCAGGGTAGTGGAAGCCGATTCCATCGATACATCCAAGGTTTCTATTCTTTGTAAGGTGACGATCACCAATATGGCCAGCAAGAAAACAGTCACTTACCAGTTGGTTTCTGAAAAGGAAGCTGATCTGAAAGCAAATAAGATCTCCGTTACTTCCCCTATCGGCAAAGGTTTGCTTGGGAAAAAAGTGGGTGAGGTAGCAGATGTGGTAGCGCCAAATGGCAGTATGAGTTTTAAGATCGAGAACATCGGTATCTGA
- a CDS encoding HIT family protein has product MTLFSKIIKGEIPNYRIAENDQFYAFLDIFPLMKGHVLIVPKVETDRFFDLEDDLLRECLLFAKPIALAIEKAYPCNRVGISVMGLEVPHAHMHLVPINSADDLNFTRPKLKLSTDDFQTIQERIISFL; this is encoded by the coding sequence ATGACACTTTTTTCCAAGATCATTAAAGGCGAAATTCCTAATTACCGCATTGCCGAAAACGACCAGTTCTACGCTTTTCTCGATATTTTCCCGCTGATGAAAGGGCATGTACTCATCGTGCCGAAAGTGGAAACCGATCGCTTTTTCGACCTGGAAGATGACCTGTTGCGCGAGTGCCTTCTATTCGCCAAACCGATTGCCCTGGCGATAGAAAAAGCATATCCCTGCAACCGCGTAGGCATAAGTGTAATGGGGCTTGAAGTGCCGCATGCGCATATGCACCTGGTGCCGATCAACAGTGCTGATGACCTGAACTTTACGCGTCCTAAATTGAAATTATCGACCGACGATTTTCAAACCATCCAGGAGCGGATCATTTCCTTCCTGTAA
- a CDS encoding response regulator transcription factor, which produces MDTKAKILLVEDDYNLGAVTKRRLEEAGYEVTHCSDGEMAWKQFQKAMFDICLLDVVMPKKDGFTLAQQIRKKNDLIPILFLTSKSMDEDKITGFKTGADDYVTKPFSMQELLMRIEVFLKRTRPLNADKRAQFQLGPLTFDYGELKLLDKDGKTKSTLTQKEADLLKFFCENANKTLKREEILYHVWGKDDYFLGRSMDVFITKIRKHFDDVDDIRLETLHGIGFKFYVP; this is translated from the coding sequence ATGGATACGAAAGCAAAAATCCTCCTTGTTGAAGATGACTACAACCTGGGGGCTGTTACCAAACGCAGATTGGAAGAAGCCGGGTACGAAGTAACACACTGCTCCGACGGAGAGATGGCCTGGAAACAATTTCAAAAAGCAATGTTTGATATATGTTTGCTGGATGTGGTAATGCCTAAAAAGGACGGCTTTACACTCGCCCAGCAAATCAGGAAGAAAAACGACCTTATCCCGATACTCTTTCTTACCTCCAAATCGATGGATGAAGATAAGATCACTGGTTTTAAAACCGGTGCGGATGACTACGTGACCAAGCCTTTCAGCATGCAGGAATTATTGATGCGCATCGAAGTGTTCCTCAAAAGGACCCGGCCTTTAAACGCCGACAAACGCGCTCAATTTCAACTTGGCCCCCTCACTTTTGATTATGGAGAACTGAAGCTGTTGGACAAAGACGGCAAAACCAAATCCACACTCACACAAAAAGAAGCCGACCTCCTGAAGTTTTTCTGCGAAAACGCCAACAAAACGCTTAAACGCGAAGAAATACTTTACCACGTTTGGGGTAAAGACGACTACTTCCTCGGCCGCAGTATGGACGTTTTCATAACTAAGATCAGGAAACATTTCGACGACGTCGATGACATCAGGCTGGAAACGCTGCATGGCATCGGGTTCAAGTTTTACGTTCCGTAA
- the ruvC gene encoding crossover junction endodeoxyribonuclease RuvC, translating into MANKSKIILGIDPGTIVMGYGLIQVEGKKAKVIDLDVLKLSKHKDHYERLQLIHSRVNELILQYKPDCCAIEAPFFGKNVQSMLKLGRAQGVAIATAMQAGLQVAEYSPKKVKQSITGNGNADKEQVWQMLRHILQYNERPTFLDASDALAVAVCHFFQDSGPAAGAGKAKGWEAFLKLNPERISK; encoded by the coding sequence TTGGCAAACAAATCAAAAATAATTCTTGGAATAGACCCCGGTACGATCGTAATGGGGTACGGACTCATCCAAGTGGAGGGTAAAAAGGCCAAAGTGATAGACCTGGACGTACTTAAATTATCCAAACACAAAGACCATTATGAGCGCTTGCAGTTGATCCATTCGCGGGTAAACGAGCTCATTTTACAATACAAACCTGACTGTTGCGCTATCGAAGCCCCCTTTTTCGGCAAGAACGTACAGAGTATGCTAAAGCTGGGGCGCGCCCAGGGCGTGGCCATTGCTACCGCCATGCAGGCCGGTTTGCAGGTAGCCGAATACTCCCCTAAAAAAGTGAAGCAGTCCATAACGGGCAACGGTAATGCAGACAAGGAGCAGGTGTGGCAAATGCTGCGGCACATCCTTCAATACAACGAACGCCCCACCTTCCTGGATGCCTCCGATGCACTGGCAGTAGCGGTTTGCCACTTCTTCCAGGACTCGGGACCGGCGGCAGGGGCCGGCAAAGCCAAGGGCTGGGAGGCATTTTTAAAACTCAATCCCGAGCGAATTTCCAAATAG
- a CDS encoding lysylphosphatidylglycerol synthase transmembrane domain-containing protein, whose protein sequence is MPKSEILNKSTKILLNYLLGISLFVWLTYSIYTQLMNQANLGEALDRMLDLLADRGLFTLLGVILLMLVNWGLEARKWQFLVKPLEDVPFRRAFMAILSGVSLSINTPNRIGEYGGRILYVKNRNKLKAIAATVVGSFSQLIVTALFGLAGLIYYLDNFGLNEAGSRLSPQVREIGLICLLVIVSLLIILLYFRLKIIVSLFEKVSWLRKAKVFIQIIARYSPKELRKLLLLSAVRYIVFSAQYLILLYVLGVELVWWQGLLMISTIYLVMAVVPTIAIAELGLRGRVSIYFLGLLSPNTAGIIAATVAIWLINLILPAAMGSILLLGVKIFKEK, encoded by the coding sequence TTGCCAAAATCTGAAATCCTGAACAAAAGTACAAAAATACTCCTCAATTACCTGTTGGGCATCAGCCTGTTCGTTTGGTTAACCTACTCGATTTACACACAGCTAATGAACCAGGCCAACCTGGGGGAAGCGCTCGATCGCATGCTCGATCTACTGGCCGACCGCGGCTTGTTCACCCTTTTAGGGGTTATTTTGCTGATGTTGGTGAACTGGGGGCTGGAGGCCCGTAAATGGCAGTTCCTCGTAAAACCGCTGGAGGATGTGCCCTTTCGCCGGGCGTTTATGGCCATCTTATCCGGCGTATCGCTGTCCATCAACACACCAAACCGCATTGGCGAGTACGGAGGGCGCATCCTGTATGTAAAAAATCGTAACAAGCTGAAAGCCATAGCGGCCACGGTGGTGGGCAGTTTTAGTCAGCTGATCGTGACGGCGCTGTTCGGACTGGCCGGCCTGATTTATTATTTAGATAACTTTGGCTTAAACGAAGCTGGGAGCCGACTTTCGCCCCAGGTGAGAGAGATAGGGCTCATTTGCCTGCTGGTAATTGTTTCCTTGTTGATTATATTACTTTATTTTCGACTAAAGATTATCGTCTCGCTTTTTGAAAAGGTATCCTGGTTGCGGAAGGCTAAAGTGTTTATACAGATCATTGCCCGGTATTCCCCCAAAGAACTGCGAAAGCTGCTGCTGTTATCCGCAGTGCGATACATAGTCTTCTCGGCACAGTATTTGATTTTATTGTATGTGTTAGGTGTTGAACTTGTGTGGTGGCAAGGTCTTTTGATGATCAGTACCATTTACCTCGTTATGGCGGTGGTACCCACGATTGCAATAGCAGAACTGGGCCTTCGCGGAAGGGTAAGTATTTACTTCCTGGGTTTGCTAAGCCCCAATACGGCCGGCATAATTGCTGCCACCGTGGCGATATGGCTCATCAATCTCATACTGCCCGCCGCAATGGGCAGCATTCTTCTGCTGGGCGTAAAAATATTCAAGGAAAAATAG
- a CDS encoding DUF3108 domain-containing protein, with protein MKHLLLILCGLTIASTVFAQSDFCGAANTSFKAGESITFKVYYNLGKMFVGAGEATFSTSLEKYAGHDVYHVVGDGKTFRTYDWIFKVRDRYESYIDTATMRPLRFIRNVNEGGYKISQNVVFNNEASTATNEKGAVFKMPPCVQDVISAIYYARNIDFSKYKPNDKIPFAMFLDNEVYNIYIRYIGKEEVSTKFGKFRAIKFKPLLVKGTIFEGGESMTVWVSDDGNKVPLRVDSPISVGSIKVDMVGYKNLRYNFTSLISKR; from the coding sequence ATGAAGCATTTGTTACTAATACTTTGTGGGTTAACCATTGCCAGTACCGTCTTCGCACAAAGTGATTTTTGCGGGGCCGCCAACACGTCTTTCAAGGCAGGCGAAAGCATCACGTTTAAAGTGTATTACAACCTCGGCAAAATGTTCGTTGGCGCCGGGGAAGCTACCTTTTCCACTTCTCTCGAAAAGTATGCGGGTCATGATGTGTACCACGTAGTAGGGGACGGTAAAACGTTTCGTACCTATGACTGGATATTCAAAGTGCGCGACCGCTACGAAAGTTATATCGATACGGCTACCATGCGTCCTTTGCGTTTTATCCGCAATGTGAACGAGGGTGGCTATAAGATTTCCCAGAACGTGGTGTTCAATAACGAAGCGTCCACTGCCACGAATGAAAAAGGTGCGGTCTTTAAGATGCCGCCCTGCGTGCAGGATGTGATCAGCGCGATCTATTACGCCCGTAACATCGACTTCTCCAAATACAAACCGAACGATAAGATCCCCTTCGCCATGTTCCTCGATAACGAGGTGTACAACATTTATATCCGTTATATCGGTAAGGAGGAAGTGAGCACCAAGTTCGGTAAGTTCCGCGCCATCAAGTTTAAGCCATTACTGGTAAAAGGCACCATTTTCGAAGGTGGAGAAAGCATGACGGTGTGGGTGAGCGACGATGGCAACAAGGTGCCTCTGCGGGTGGATAGTCCCATCTCCGTAGGAAGTATTAAGGTAGATATGGTGGGGTATAAAAACCTGCGCTACAACTTCACATCGCTGATCAGTAAACGCTAA
- a CDS encoding response regulator transcription factor: MEERKPHILLAEDDTNLGMVLKNYLELNDYEVELCRDGILALAAFRREKFDICLLDIMMPNMDGFKLAEEIRDVDPDVPLFFLSAKTMKEDIIQGYKLGADDYISKPFDSELLLLKIKAILKRNQELNQKEEEQHEFNIGDYHFNARLRTLAKDGQSHTLSPKENELLHMLCEHKNDLLPREVALKKIWGSDTYFNGRSMDVYIAKLRKYLKEDPNIEIVNIHGNGFRLVVKE, encoded by the coding sequence ATGGAAGAACGTAAACCTCATATACTATTGGCCGAAGACGATACCAACCTTGGTATGGTGCTGAAAAATTATCTCGAGCTGAATGATTATGAAGTAGAACTGTGCCGCGATGGCATCCTGGCCCTGGCCGCATTCCGTCGTGAGAAATTCGATATTTGCCTGCTGGACATTATGATGCCCAACATGGACGGTTTCAAACTCGCAGAAGAGATTCGTGATGTTGATCCCGATGTACCCTTGTTTTTCCTTTCTGCCAAAACGATGAAGGAAGATATTATCCAGGGCTACAAACTGGGTGCTGACGATTACATTTCAAAACCTTTCGATAGCGAACTGCTGCTGCTCAAGATCAAAGCGATCCTGAAACGCAACCAGGAACTGAACCAGAAAGAGGAGGAGCAACACGAGTTTAACATCGGTGACTACCACTTTAACGCGCGTTTGCGTACGCTGGCGAAGGATGGTCAGTCGCACACATTATCTCCTAAAGAGAACGAGCTGCTGCACATGCTTTGCGAGCATAAGAACGACTTGTTACCACGCGAAGTAGCCCTCAAAAAGATCTGGGGCAGCGATACGTACTTTAACGGCCGTAGTATGGACGTGTACATTGCTAAACTGCGCAAATACCTGAAAGAAGATCCCAATATCGAGATCGTCAACATTCATGGTAACGGCTTCAGACTGGTGGTGAAAGAGTAA
- the ruvB gene encoding Holliday junction branch migration DNA helicase RuvB, with translation MSNPHLRPEENRLSAAEREFENSIRPKEILDFAGQEQIITNLKVFIKAAKMRGEALDHVLFHGPPGLGKTTLSRIVANEMGVNIKETSGPVIEKPGDLAGLLTNLEDKDVLFIDEIHRLSTVVEEYLYSAMEDFRIDIMIDSGPNARSVQINLNPFTLIGATTRSGLLTAPLLSRFGIKSRLEYYSAATLQQIIWRASGLLNTKITSDAAGEIARRSRGTPRIANGLLRRVRDFAQVMGNGVIDMEIAKFSLKALNVDEYGLDEMDNRILHTIIENFKGGPVGITTIATAVGEEAGTLEEVYEPFLIQEGFIKRTPRGREVTDKAYTHLGKTPYRGSGNTLF, from the coding sequence ATGTCCAATCCGCATTTACGACCAGAAGAGAATAGACTGAGCGCTGCTGAACGCGAGTTTGAAAACAGCATCCGTCCCAAGGAGATACTTGACTTTGCGGGGCAGGAACAGATCATCACGAACCTGAAAGTGTTTATCAAAGCCGCTAAAATGCGCGGCGAAGCGCTGGACCATGTGCTTTTTCACGGCCCTCCGGGTTTGGGTAAAACCACGCTTTCGCGCATTGTAGCCAACGAAATGGGCGTAAACATCAAGGAAACCTCCGGACCAGTGATCGAAAAACCCGGCGACCTGGCGGGATTGCTCACCAACCTGGAAGATAAAGACGTACTGTTTATAGACGAGATCCACCGGTTAAGCACCGTGGTGGAAGAATACCTGTACTCCGCCATGGAGGACTTCCGCATCGATATTATGATCGACAGCGGTCCCAATGCGCGCTCTGTGCAGATCAACCTGAATCCTTTTACATTGATCGGTGCCACCACTCGTTCCGGGCTGTTAACGGCCCCGCTGCTGTCCCGCTTCGGCATCAAATCAAGACTGGAGTATTATAGCGCCGCTACTTTGCAACAGATCATCTGGCGGGCATCAGGACTGCTTAATACCAAGATTACTTCTGACGCGGCTGGTGAAATTGCACGCCGCTCCCGTGGTACGCCACGTATTGCGAATGGACTGTTACGCCGTGTGCGCGACTTTGCGCAGGTAATGGGCAACGGTGTAATTGATATGGAGATCGCGAAGTTCAGTCTGAAGGCCCTTAATGTAGATGAATACGGGCTCGATGAAATGGACAACCGCATCCTGCACACGATCATCGAGAACTTCAAAGGTGGGCCTGTGGGTATTACCACTATCGCAACGGCGGTGGGTGAGGAAGCGGGTACACTGGAGGAAGTATACGAACCCTTCTTAATACAGGAAGGCTTTATCAAGCGTACGCCCCGTGGAAGGGAAGTCACCGATAAAGCCTATACCCATTTAGGAAAAACTCCTTATAGAGGAAGTGGAAATACGTTATTCTGA
- a CDS encoding M28 family metallopeptidase has product MIMKKALLLALPISLGIVAQTAQAQKIRAKEVKKIITTLAADDMGGRPTFKPGIDKASVFLENEFKKAGLQPLAGSKGYRQEFNMYTVKSASVRFLVNSREWRRDDVAVVSNQPRIEWRNTDKITVETITDAGVLRDKYRAAQDGSVESPTLVWVDASLASAFKGLKGRRARPLMSGEKDNPVVFVLKDGANEKVAEWSLSATQELNIMHLNNVAGIITGESKPDEYVVFSGHYDHIGILKPNEAKDSIANGADDDASGTTAVVMLANYYKKKKPARSIIFVAFTAEEIGGYGSQYFSRQLDPAKVVAMFNIEMIGKESKFGRNSAFITGFEKSDFGTILQKNLQGSAFKFHPDPYPEQNLFYRSDNATLARLGVPAHTISTTQIDKDKLYHSVDDEVESLDIQNITDIIKAIAKSAESIISGKDTPTRVTDVK; this is encoded by the coding sequence ATGATCATGAAAAAGGCTTTATTACTGGCATTACCAATTAGTTTAGGCATTGTGGCGCAAACGGCTCAGGCGCAAAAGATTCGCGCTAAAGAGGTGAAAAAGATCATTACTACCCTGGCCGCCGACGATATGGGAGGCCGCCCCACTTTTAAACCGGGTATCGACAAGGCTTCTGTCTTCCTGGAGAATGAATTTAAAAAAGCCGGGCTGCAACCCCTGGCCGGTTCCAAAGGTTACCGCCAGGAGTTTAACATGTATACCGTAAAATCGGCTTCCGTACGTTTCCTGGTAAATAGCAGGGAGTGGCGGCGGGACGACGTGGCCGTAGTAAGTAATCAGCCACGTATCGAATGGAGAAACACCGATAAAATCACTGTAGAAACGATTACTGATGCAGGCGTTTTGCGCGACAAGTACCGCGCTGCGCAGGATGGCTCGGTAGAATCACCTACTTTGGTTTGGGTAGATGCTTCCCTTGCCAGCGCCTTCAAAGGACTGAAAGGTCGCCGCGCCCGCCCGCTCATGTCTGGTGAAAAAGATAACCCGGTAGTGTTCGTATTAAAAGACGGTGCGAACGAAAAGGTGGCGGAATGGAGCCTGTCGGCCACGCAGGAACTGAATATTATGCACCTGAACAACGTTGCAGGCATTATTACTGGCGAAAGTAAACCGGATGAGTATGTGGTGTTCTCCGGCCACTACGACCATATCGGCATCCTGAAGCCCAACGAAGCGAAAGACAGTATTGCCAACGGTGCGGACGACGACGCGTCTGGTACCACGGCAGTAGTGATGCTCGCTAACTATTATAAAAAGAAGAAACCTGCACGTAGCATCATCTTCGTTGCGTTTACTGCGGAAGAAATCGGCGGCTACGGTTCGCAGTACTTCTCCCGCCAGCTTGATCCGGCGAAGGTAGTAGCCATGTTTAATATCGAAATGATCGGTAAGGAATCGAAGTTCGGCCGGAACAGCGCGTTCATCACCGGCTTTGAGAAGTCAGACTTCGGAACGATCCTGCAAAAGAACCTGCAGGGATCGGCCTTCAAGTTTCATCCCGATCCTTATCCGGAGCAGAACCTGTTCTACCGTTCGGATAACGCTACCCTGGCCCGCTTAGGCGTACCGGCACATACCATTTCCACTACACAGATCGATAAGGATAAACTGTATCACAGTGTGGATGATGAGGTAGAAAGCCTGGACATCCAGAACATCACCGACATTATTAAAGCAATCGCCAAAAGTGCGGAAAGTATTATCAGCGGAAAGGATACGCCAACGCGTGTAACAGATGTGAAGTAA